A portion of the Hoplias malabaricus isolate fHopMal1 chromosome 1, fHopMal1.hap1, whole genome shotgun sequence genome contains these proteins:
- the mrpl33 gene encoding 39S ribosomal protein L33, mitochondrial, whose amino-acid sequence MKQDSALKLNVTFQSWSLYAKIKMFLTAVNLAKSKSKTVLVQMVSAAGTGYCFNTKRGRLREKLVIRKHDPLVNKHVLFLEKKKIRSI is encoded by the exons ATGAAGCAGGACTCGGCGTTAAAGCTCAATGTGACATTTCAAAGCTGGTCTCTTTACGCTAAGATTAAAATGTTTCTCACCGCTGTTAACC TTGCCAAGAGCAAGTCTAA GACTGTGCTGGTTCAGATGGTGAGTGCAGCAGGGACTGGTTACTGCTTTAACACTAAGAGAGGACGACTAAGAGAAAAGCTGGTCATACGAAAGCATGACCCTTTAG TGAATAAACATGTTCTTTTCCTTGAGAAGAAAAAGATCCGCTCTATCTGA